In the genome of Rhizobium rhizogenes, one region contains:
- a CDS encoding DUF2093 domain-containing protein — protein MNRFEGGGNRLAVIEYLDGDFRIVQTGSHVICAITGKAVPLDELRYWSVARQEAYLDAAASLEAEQKAGNLPA, from the coding sequence ATGAACAGATTTGAAGGAGGCGGCAACCGCCTCGCCGTCATCGAATATCTCGACGGTGACTTCCGCATCGTCCAGACCGGCTCGCATGTCATCTGCGCCATCACCGGCAAGGCCGTTCCGCTCGATGAATTACGCTACTGGAGCGTGGCGCGACAGGAAGCCTATTTGGATGCGGCGGCTTCGCTCGAGGCCGAGCAGAAGGCTGGCAATTTGCCGGCGTGA
- the lpxK gene encoding tetraacyldisaccharide 4'-kinase, whose protein sequence is MVSEAPPFWWQKAGWQAWLLSPFSLLYGKVAGRRMRTAKRASVAVPVICIGNFTVGGAGKTPTAITIARAAVARGMKPGFLSRGYGGTLDVTTLVDPQHHRSADVGDEPLLLAREAVTVISRRRVEGAHRLVKEGVDLIIMDDGFQSARLTLDYALVVIDTVRGIGNGHLVPGGPVRAPLAEQMRQMTGLLKVGNGHAADPLVRQAAKAAKPVFVAAITPQEPQDFRGRRVLAYAGIADPAKFFRTVEALGGDIVLQRSFPDHHHFSDDEIADLLQDAGRQNLQLVTTAKDAVRLNGHHGRAEELLWNSLVIEIDMVFDDPNAAATIIDAAIQHCRARLLRENARSSF, encoded by the coding sequence ATGGTTTCTGAGGCGCCGCCCTTCTGGTGGCAGAAAGCGGGCTGGCAGGCATGGCTCCTGTCGCCTTTCTCGCTTCTCTACGGCAAGGTCGCCGGACGGCGGATGCGAACGGCGAAACGGGCAAGCGTTGCCGTCCCCGTGATCTGCATCGGCAATTTCACGGTCGGCGGTGCAGGCAAGACACCGACCGCGATAACAATCGCCCGGGCCGCCGTTGCCAGGGGAATGAAACCCGGTTTCCTCAGCCGCGGTTATGGCGGCACGCTTGATGTCACCACCCTTGTCGATCCACAGCACCACCGCTCCGCCGATGTCGGCGATGAGCCGCTGCTTCTGGCGCGTGAGGCGGTGACGGTGATTTCACGCCGGCGCGTGGAAGGCGCGCACCGGCTGGTGAAGGAGGGCGTCGATCTCATCATCATGGATGACGGTTTCCAGAGCGCGCGCCTGACGCTCGATTATGCGCTTGTCGTCATCGATACGGTACGCGGCATCGGCAATGGCCATCTCGTGCCAGGTGGCCCCGTCAGGGCGCCGCTGGCCGAGCAGATGCGGCAGATGACCGGTCTTTTGAAGGTCGGCAACGGCCATGCCGCCGATCCGCTTGTGAGACAGGCGGCAAAGGCCGCCAAACCCGTCTTCGTGGCGGCGATCACGCCACAGGAGCCGCAGGATTTCAGGGGAAGGCGCGTGCTGGCCTATGCCGGTATCGCCGATCCGGCCAAGTTTTTCAGAACCGTCGAGGCGCTTGGCGGCGATATCGTGCTGCAACGCTCTTTCCCGGATCATCACCACTTCAGCGACGATGAGATCGCCGATCTTCTGCAGGATGCAGGCAGGCAGAACTTGCAGCTGGTGACGACCGCCAAGGACGCCGTGCGGCTTAACGGGCACCACGGCCGGGCGGAAGAATTACTGTGGAACAGCCTGGTGATCGAGATCGACATGGTGTTCGACGACCCCAACGCGGCCGCGACGATCATCGATGCCGCAATCCAGCATTGCCGCGCCCGCCTGCTGCGGGAAAATGCCCGGTCGTCATTTTAG
- the mutL gene encoding DNA mismatch repair endonuclease MutL codes for MAIKQLSETLINQIAAGEVIERPSSATKELVENAIDAGATRIEIATAGGGKGLVRITDNGSGMSPADLELAVRRHCTSKISDTLDDIRTLGFRGEALPSIGSVAKLTITSRQQGAEQGSVISVTGGKVSDVRPAASNAGTIVEVRDLFFATPARLKFLKTERAEAAAITEVVKRMAIAFPHIRFVLSGTDRSTLEIPSTGDDHLARMAQILGAEFKDNAIEIDAGREDVTLTGFAGVPTFNRGNSAHQYVFVNGRPVQDKLLLSAIRGAYAETVPHGRYPVAVLSITLDPAFVDVNVHPAKSDVRFRDPGLIRGLIVGAIRQALTRDGDRAATTGASQMMNAFRPGYSPSGLRPSPSMAAAPWSAATSPSRPLTVSGGTQFAEAVQSRFSDITMPTARAEPREVYEAAASPSPEPVLYPLGAARAQLHENYIIAQTENGLVIVDQHAAHERLVFEEMRNALHSRRPPSQVLLIPEIIDLPEEDCDRLMDHAAGFDALGLVIERFGPGAVAVRETPAMLGEVNVQGLVRQLADEIAEWDAASTLANKLEYVAATMACHGSVRSGRRMRPEEMNALLRQMENTPGSGQCNHGRPTYIELKLSDIERLFGRS; via the coding sequence ATGGCCATCAAGCAGCTTTCAGAAACCCTCATCAACCAGATCGCCGCCGGCGAGGTCATCGAAAGACCGTCCAGCGCCACGAAGGAACTGGTGGAAAACGCCATCGACGCGGGCGCGACCCGTATCGAGATCGCCACTGCGGGTGGCGGCAAGGGGCTGGTGCGGATTACCGACAACGGCTCCGGCATGTCGCCTGCCGATCTGGAGCTTGCGGTCAGGCGTCACTGCACCTCGAAAATTTCCGATACGCTGGATGATATCCGCACGCTCGGGTTTCGCGGCGAGGCGCTGCCCTCCATCGGCTCCGTCGCCAAGTTGACGATTACCAGCCGCCAACAGGGCGCGGAACAGGGTTCGGTGATTTCCGTCACCGGCGGCAAGGTGTCCGATGTGCGGCCCGCCGCCTCGAATGCCGGCACCATCGTCGAGGTGCGCGACCTGTTCTTCGCCACGCCAGCACGGCTGAAATTCCTGAAGACGGAACGCGCCGAGGCGGCCGCGATCACCGAGGTCGTCAAGCGCATGGCGATCGCCTTTCCGCATATCCGCTTCGTGCTGTCAGGCACGGACCGTTCGACGCTCGAAATCCCCTCCACGGGCGACGATCATCTCGCCCGCATGGCGCAAATCCTCGGCGCGGAATTCAAGGACAACGCCATCGAGATCGATGCCGGACGCGAGGATGTGACGCTGACCGGTTTCGCTGGGGTGCCGACCTTCAACCGCGGCAACTCGGCGCATCAATATGTCTTCGTCAACGGCCGCCCGGTGCAGGACAAGCTGCTTTTATCCGCTATTCGCGGCGCCTATGCCGAAACCGTGCCGCATGGACGATATCCGGTCGCGGTGCTGTCCATCACGCTCGACCCCGCCTTTGTGGATGTGAACGTGCATCCGGCGAAATCCGACGTGCGTTTTCGAGACCCCGGCCTCATTCGCGGGCTGATCGTCGGTGCGATCCGGCAGGCGCTGACGCGCGACGGCGACAGGGCTGCGACAACGGGCGCCAGCCAGATGATGAACGCCTTCCGCCCCGGCTACAGCCCGTCCGGCCTGCGGCCCTCCCCTTCCATGGCAGCCGCACCCTGGTCTGCCGCCACCTCGCCTTCGCGGCCGCTTACCGTTTCCGGTGGGACGCAATTTGCGGAAGCCGTGCAATCGCGCTTTTCCGACATCACCATGCCGACAGCGCGGGCCGAACCGCGTGAGGTTTACGAAGCCGCCGCCAGCCCCTCGCCCGAACCGGTGCTCTACCCGCTCGGAGCCGCAAGGGCGCAGCTGCATGAGAACTACATCATCGCGCAGACGGAAAACGGCCTCGTCATCGTCGACCAGCATGCCGCGCATGAGCGGCTGGTGTTCGAGGAAATGCGCAATGCGCTGCATTCCAGGCGGCCGCCTTCGCAGGTGCTGCTCATTCCTGAGATCATCGATCTGCCGGAAGAGGATTGCGACCGGCTGATGGATCATGCCGCCGGTTTCGATGCGCTGGGCCTCGTCATCGAGCGTTTCGGTCCGGGCGCGGTCGCCGTCCGGGAAACACCGGCCATGCTGGGCGAGGTCAATGTGCAGGGGCTGGTGCGCCAGCTTGCCGACGAGATCGCCGAATGGGATGCGGCCTCCACGCTGGCCAACAAGCTGGAATATGTCGCCGCCACCATGGCCTGCCACGGTTCCGTGCGCTCCGGCCGGCGCATGCGGCCGGAAGAAATGAACGCGCTTTTGCGGCAAATGGAAAACACGCCGGGCTCGGGACAGTGCAATCATGGTCGTCCGACCTATATCGAACTGAAACTTTCCGATATAGAACGGCTCTTCGGCCGAAGCTGA
- a CDS encoding response regulator, translating into MLDALCDALGAAIVVYDRNDHIIFASRKLMSFFPLEEAVVGPGARLRDYLSALYDCYLLETESLAANARQLGRDEWIGERLALHWKERSEKTERLKGERFLRFVMNRLPSGLGISVVADISEQKKREEQWRIDLERVQLIEDILDNLPFPVFVKDRNMAYAAVNKSACAMVETSAESILGKTVFDLHSRKVAAQIDAADRMVMDSGTSSLIPERVRRLNGEEVLTITRKQRVGRPGRHFLVTTMEDVTALATVDASGRPVIPSLEHVAFVASTYGKGDEGDPAKDLLKSKAVLIVSESGRFAEAAGRRLAAGGMDHAAATSEQEQRAFIDIAASAGVNIDVVVVDAQMSVTCLDIAAAHGLPVVTIEEGEIDASLLHYVAVGLRSSPGEKSPEEDWEIMTEDLPDILKTGGVCEILLVEDNRVNQIVFSQILEGLGLSWRLATTGEEALRLFKEQAPSVVLLDTTLADIDGFEVARRMRELAGEHHIPIVGVITHAFEGDLDKCLASGMNDMLLKPVSPDMVEAVFLRLFGKDALRLQA; encoded by the coding sequence ATGCTTGATGCCCTTTGCGACGCGCTTGGCGCGGCGATCGTCGTTTACGACCGTAACGATCACATTATTTTCGCAAGCCGGAAACTCATGAGTTTTTTCCCGCTGGAAGAGGCCGTTGTCGGCCCCGGTGCGCGGCTGCGCGATTATCTGAGCGCGCTCTATGATTGCTACCTGCTCGAGACGGAAAGCCTTGCCGCCAATGCCCGTCAGCTTGGGCGGGACGAATGGATCGGCGAGCGGCTGGCGCTGCACTGGAAGGAAAGATCGGAAAAGACCGAACGCCTGAAGGGAGAGCGCTTCCTGCGCTTCGTCATGAACCGCCTGCCTTCCGGGCTAGGCATCAGTGTCGTCGCCGATATTTCCGAACAGAAGAAAAGGGAAGAACAGTGGCGCATCGACCTTGAACGGGTGCAGCTGATCGAGGACATCCTCGACAATCTGCCGTTTCCCGTCTTCGTCAAGGACAGGAACATGGCCTATGCGGCCGTGAACAAATCCGCCTGCGCCATGGTCGAAACCAGTGCGGAGAGCATTCTCGGCAAGACGGTGTTCGATCTGCATTCGCGCAAGGTCGCCGCGCAGATCGACGCGGCCGACCGCATGGTGATGGACAGCGGCACATCGAGCCTCATTCCCGAAAGGGTGAGACGCCTCAACGGCGAGGAAGTGCTGACGATTACCCGCAAGCAGCGTGTGGGCCGTCCGGGCCGGCATTTTCTGGTGACGACGATGGAGGATGTCACGGCACTTGCCACCGTCGATGCGAGCGGCAGGCCTGTCATTCCCTCGCTTGAACATGTTGCCTTCGTCGCCTCGACCTATGGCAAGGGCGACGAGGGCGATCCGGCAAAAGACCTGCTGAAAAGCAAGGCGGTCCTCATCGTGTCCGAAAGCGGACGTTTTGCCGAAGCCGCCGGCCGCCGGCTCGCCGCCGGCGGCATGGATCATGCGGCGGCGACGAGCGAGCAGGAGCAGCGGGCATTCATCGATATCGCCGCTTCCGCCGGCGTGAATATCGACGTCGTCGTCGTTGATGCCCAGATGAGCGTCACATGTCTCGATATCGCCGCTGCGCATGGTCTGCCGGTCGTTACCATCGAGGAAGGGGAGATCGACGCCTCCCTGCTGCATTATGTCGCCGTTGGCCTCAGGTCGTCGCCAGGCGAGAAATCGCCGGAGGAAGACTGGGAGATCATGACGGAAGACCTGCCCGACATCCTCAAGACGGGTGGCGTCTGCGAGATACTTCTCGTTGAGGATAACCGGGTCAACCAGATCGTCTTTTCGCAGATACTGGAAGGGTTGGGGCTTTCCTGGCGGCTTGCCACGACGGGTGAGGAAGCCTTGCGTCTTTTCAAGGAACAGGCGCCCTCCGTTGTTCTGCTCGACACGACGCTTGCCGATATCGATGGTTTCGAGGTCGCCCGCCGTATGCGCGAACTGGCTGGCGAGCACCATATCCCCATCGTCGGCGTCATCACCCACGCCTTCGAGGGCGATCTGGACAAATGCCTCGCGTCCGGCATGAATGACATGTTGCTGAAACCCGTCAGTCCCGACATGGTCGAGGCGGTTTTCCTGCGGCTTTTCGGCAAGGATGCCCTTAGGCTTCAGGCCTGA
- a CDS encoding HAD family hydrolase, whose translation MVADIELDAPPSIAAVLFDKDGTLLGYDASWGPVNRELAAIAAKGDAALADRLLIACGMDPVTGHVVPDSLLAAGNTAEIAAGLVAAGSPCNVGELTARLDRLFTEAADKSVPVTDLKAFFARLKARGYKLGIASSDNENSIRQTAIRFGFESDVDFVAGYDSGYGTKPQPGMVLGFCQAIGFPPERVAVVGDNNHDLHMARNAGAGLRIAVLTGTGSRESLGADADYCFDDITALEALLPERVV comes from the coding sequence TTTCGACAAGGACGGAACCCTTTTAGGTTATGACGCCAGCTGGGGACCGGTGAACCGCGAACTTGCGGCGATCGCGGCCAAAGGCGACGCGGCGCTTGCCGACCGGCTTCTCATCGCCTGCGGCATGGACCCCGTCACTGGCCATGTGGTGCCCGACAGCCTGCTGGCCGCCGGCAATACGGCGGAAATCGCCGCCGGTCTGGTCGCTGCCGGCTCGCCCTGTAATGTCGGCGAACTGACGGCGCGCCTCGACCGGCTCTTCACCGAGGCCGCCGATAAATCCGTGCCCGTCACCGATCTCAAGGCGTTTTTCGCACGGCTGAAGGCGCGCGGCTACAAGCTCGGCATCGCCTCCAGCGACAATGAAAATTCCATTCGCCAGACGGCCATCCGCTTCGGTTTCGAGAGCGATGTCGATTTCGTCGCGGGTTATGACAGCGGTTACGGCACCAAGCCGCAGCCCGGCATGGTTCTCGGTTTCTGCCAAGCAATCGGGTTTCCGCCGGAACGTGTGGCTGTTGTCGGCGACAATAACCACGATCTGCATATGGCGAGGAACGCGGGTGCGGGGTTGCGTATCGCCGTTCTGACGGGAACCGGTTCCCGCGAAAGCCTCGGTGCGGATGCGGATTATTGTTTTGACGATATTACCGCGCTTGAAGCCCTGCTGCCGGAACGGGTTGTTTGA
- a CDS encoding bifunctional diguanylate cyclase/phosphodiesterase produces MKRAEPQSLQVSQNELQAMAYSDPLTGLGNRYRLRDKIRMLASERSSDPAPFTVGIANIDGFKPINDLFGVQAGDEILCQVAHRLKACIPDGAVVTRHDGDEFAFVLPLVFERTGAERVGNMIKDVLSAPYDLGDRNVRLSSSFGFAIYPFAGDDFEDLLKSAETALYRSKRRGRGQITVYSREIAQEMKRATQLEQALRNAIITDAIDVHFQPIVRLEEAKVIGFEALARWNDPDLGFVSPAVFVPLAEERGFIDALSEALLRKAAEAALFWPRELFLSFNLSSAQLMDPSTADNILSILSRVGLDPHRLELEITETAVMTSADTAQRIISELQSAGVRISLDDFGTGQSSLGRLRDFTFDKVKIDRAFVSRISSDRPSEHIIKAIVAMCDGLDLEVVAEGIEERVEEEKLRALGCAMGQGYFYGRPADAAATQRYLHENYREILSDIS; encoded by the coding sequence ATGAAACGGGCAGAGCCGCAATCGTTGCAGGTCAGCCAGAACGAATTGCAGGCCATGGCCTACAGCGATCCGCTGACGGGGCTCGGCAACCGTTACCGTCTGCGGGACAAGATTCGCATGCTGGCCAGCGAACGTTCCAGCGACCCGGCGCCCTTCACGGTCGGCATTGCCAATATAGACGGCTTCAAACCCATCAATGATCTTTTCGGCGTTCAGGCGGGCGATGAAATCCTGTGTCAGGTTGCGCACCGGCTGAAGGCCTGCATTCCCGATGGCGCCGTCGTGACACGTCATGACGGAGACGAATTCGCCTTCGTCCTGCCTTTGGTGTTCGAACGCACCGGCGCGGAGCGCGTCGGCAACATGATCAAGGACGTGCTTTCCGCCCCTTACGATCTTGGTGACCGCAACGTCCGGCTCTCCTCTTCCTTCGGTTTTGCCATCTATCCCTTTGCCGGCGATGATTTCGAGGATCTGCTGAAAAGCGCCGAGACGGCGCTTTATCGCTCAAAACGGCGCGGTCGTGGCCAGATAACGGTCTATTCGCGTGAGATCGCCCAGGAAATGAAGCGCGCCACGCAGCTGGAGCAGGCGCTCAGAAACGCCATCATCACCGACGCGATCGACGTGCATTTCCAGCCCATCGTCCGGCTGGAAGAGGCGAAGGTCATCGGTTTCGAGGCGCTGGCCCGCTGGAACGATCCCGATCTCGGTTTTGTTTCACCCGCCGTTTTCGTGCCGCTTGCCGAAGAACGCGGTTTCATCGACGCGTTGTCGGAAGCTTTGCTCCGAAAGGCGGCGGAAGCGGCCCTGTTCTGGCCGCGTGAACTCTTCCTGTCCTTCAACCTGTCGTCAGCGCAATTGATGGACCCCAGCACGGCGGACAATATTCTCTCCATCCTTTCCCGCGTCGGCCTCGACCCGCACCGGCTGGAACTGGAGATCACCGAAACGGCCGTCATGACTTCAGCCGATACCGCGCAACGCATCATCAGCGAATTGCAGAGCGCCGGCGTTCGCATTTCCCTTGACGATTTCGGCACGGGCCAGTCGAGCCTCGGCCGCCTGCGCGACTTCACCTTCGACAAGGTGAAGATCGATCGCGCCTTCGTCTCGCGCATCAGCAGCGACCGTCCCTCGGAACATATCATCAAGGCCATCGTCGCCATGTGCGACGGTCTCGATCTCGAAGTCGTGGCCGAAGGGATCGAGGAACGGGTGGAAGAGGAAAAGCTGCGCGCGCTTGGCTGCGCCATGGGGCAGGGTTATTTCTACGGCCGGCCGGCCGATGCCGCCGCGACCCAGCGGTATCTGCACGAGAACTATCGCGAGATATTGTCGGATATTTCCTGA